A window from Prosthecobacter sp. encodes these proteins:
- a CDS encoding rhomboid family intramembrane serine protease: protein MFNSWFPESQDRLPLTWWKQHPVYLAAIIALVGAASMIVTAVLGYGVMAHLVFTFDSTFNQLHLWTPLTYVIVNPPSLWILIGCYLLWNFGEAVERHLGRRAFVRLLALLLLVSPLLITLFGLAGVRGFACAGIMQLEFGVFIAFATLYPRAKISIIILTIDAWVLAAIFVGLNALSSLAARDWASLLLLAANVGTAYAFIRYETGELKLPSMPKPSPKAKKPAKNATPTVDDILDKISRQGMQSLTAEERRILDKASDEMKRRAG from the coding sequence ATGTTCAATTCCTGGTTCCCCGAATCTCAAGACCGCCTCCCGCTGACCTGGTGGAAGCAGCACCCCGTCTATCTCGCCGCAATCATCGCGCTCGTCGGTGCCGCGAGCATGATCGTCACCGCCGTGCTCGGCTACGGCGTCATGGCGCACCTTGTCTTCACCTTCGACAGTACCTTCAACCAGCTCCATCTCTGGACGCCGCTGACCTACGTCATCGTCAATCCACCCAGCCTGTGGATTCTCATTGGCTGCTACCTGCTCTGGAATTTCGGCGAGGCCGTGGAGCGCCATCTCGGCCGCCGTGCCTTCGTGCGCCTGCTGGCCTTGCTTTTGCTGGTCTCACCGCTGCTGATCACTTTGTTTGGCCTCGCAGGTGTTCGCGGTTTCGCCTGCGCAGGCATAATGCAGCTCGAGTTCGGCGTCTTCATCGCCTTCGCCACGCTTTATCCGCGTGCGAAAATCAGCATCATCATCCTCACCATCGACGCCTGGGTGCTTGCCGCTATCTTCGTCGGTCTGAATGCCCTCAGCAGTCTCGCCGCACGCGACTGGGCCTCCCTGCTCCTCCTCGCCGCCAACGTCGGCACCGCCTACGCTTTCATCCGTTACGAAACAGGCGAGTTGAAGCTGCCCTCGATGCCCAAACCCTCTCCCAAGGCCAAAAAGCCCGCGAAAAATGCCACTCCGACCGTCGATGACATCCTCGACAAAATCAGTCGTCAAGGCATGCAAAGCCTCACCGCCGAGGAGCGCCGCATTCTGGACAAGGCGAGCGATGAAATGAAACGCCGCGCCGGTTAG